One Kineococcus radiotolerans SRS30216 = ATCC BAA-149 DNA window includes the following coding sequences:
- a CDS encoding phosphatase PAP2 family protein, with protein MSLFEKIAAVDLRVLRGVQGGVRFPGAVPVATGLSHAGEHAAAWIGTGVAGFVLDRRRRREWAVATGAVVAAHGASVVLKRVARRHRPLDHHVQVRVGTPSRWSMPSSHATSTTAAAIAFAPLLPAPARPLVVALPGAMALSRLVLGVHYPTDVTAGALLGAATAVAARRVAGRTS; from the coding sequence GTGAGCCTGTTCGAGAAGATCGCCGCGGTGGACCTCCGGGTGCTGCGGGGGGTGCAGGGCGGGGTCCGGTTCCCCGGGGCGGTGCCCGTCGCGACGGGCCTCTCCCACGCCGGGGAGCACGCCGCGGCGTGGATCGGGACCGGGGTCGCGGGCTTCGTCCTGGACCGCCGCCGCCGGCGGGAGTGGGCGGTCGCCACGGGCGCCGTCGTCGCCGCGCACGGCGCCTCCGTCGTCCTCAAGCGCGTCGCGCGCCGGCACCGCCCGCTGGACCACCACGTGCAGGTGCGGGTGGGCACCCCCAGCCGATGGAGCATGCCCAGCTCGCACGCCACGTCGACGACGGCCGCCGCGATCGCCTTCGCGCCGCTGCTGCCCGCCCCCGCCCGGCCGCTGGTCGTCGCGCTGCCGGGGGCCATGGCGCTGTCCCGGCTCGTGCTGGGCGTCCACTACCCGACCGACGTCACCGCGGGCGCGCTGCTCGGCGCGGCGACGGCCGTCGC